Proteins from a genomic interval of Paenibacillus sp. FSL H8-0048:
- a CDS encoding AAA family ATPase, whose product MSSIYGPMLYLRHVELLRDAVPSFGSYPFNLPVVRTLERLAFQKQVTFLVGENGSGKSTLLEGIAAAWGFNPEGGTLNFSFNTRASHSSLYEYLRIAKGVKRPKDGFFLRAESYYNVASYIDELDEEPGMGNRIKDSYGGSSLHEQSHGESFFSTFVHRFGGQGIYILDEPEAALSPLRQMSLLARMHELAKQNSQFIIATHSPILMSYPGADILQLEGESITPVALEDTAHYTVTRAFMTNREKMLRELLDDR is encoded by the coding sequence ATGAGTTCAATCTATGGCCCTATGCTGTATCTCCGCCATGTCGAGCTGCTGCGCGATGCGGTCCCTTCCTTCGGAAGCTATCCGTTTAATCTGCCGGTGGTACGTACCCTGGAACGGCTTGCTTTTCAGAAGCAGGTTACTTTTCTTGTAGGGGAGAACGGCAGCGGAAAGTCTACCTTGCTGGAGGGCATTGCTGCTGCCTGGGGGTTCAATCCGGAAGGCGGGACGCTGAATTTCTCGTTTAATACCCGTGCCTCGCATTCCAGTCTCTATGAATATTTGCGGATTGCCAAAGGGGTGAAGCGGCCGAAGGACGGCTTTTTCCTGCGTGCGGAGAGCTATTACAATGTAGCTTCTTATATCGATGAGCTGGATGAGGAGCCGGGCATGGGGAACCGGATTAAAGACTCCTATGGAGGAAGCTCGCTGCATGAGCAGTCGCATGGAGAATCCTTCTTCTCCACGTTCGTTCACCGCTTTGGCGGACAGGGCATCTATATTCTGGACGAGCCCGAGGCTGCATTGTCTCCCCTGCGGCAAATGTCACTGCTGGCGCGGATGCATGAGCTGGCGAAGCAGAATTCCCAGTTCATCATCGCCACCCACTCCCCAATCCTGATGTCCTATCCAGGTGCGGATATTCTTCAGCTGGAGGGGGAGAGTATTACGCCTGTTGCACTGGAAGATACGGCTCATTACACGGTCACCCGCGCCTTCATGACTAACCGGGAGAAGATGCTCCGCGAGTTGCTGGACGACCGTTAA
- a CDS encoding glycosyltransferase family 2 protein, translating to MEERQVSVSGRSSAGRTAPRSSGSKGRTAGRGTAVRRGAVKQRPAQRRSKPAGNGPGLSRSKRKPASGRGGLPLPASQGSLSVIISARNEEQTLPKLLEQVERLKPQEIIVVLNGCSDRSFQRTRLCTQASIVYIPESAGHDVGRSLGAKLSRGDILLFLDGDMVISAGQLSSFVAAVDRGVDVALNDLDPLLPPFGLSDAVTRCKLYLNQVLGRPDLGASSMTAVPHALSRRALERIGYRELMVPPRALALSILGRLRVEKAGGVNVIKQNRLRQGNTGAGNAMEQLIAGDHAEALVCVIAHQQSSGQLPAENLLEHRRQIAAWRNAL from the coding sequence ATGGAAGAGCGGCAAGTATCCGTCAGCGGCCGGTCTTCAGCAGGGCGTACAGCCCCCAGAAGCAGCGGCTCTAAAGGCCGCACCGCCGGACGCGGCACTGCAGTGCGCAGAGGCGCGGTCAAGCAGCGGCCTGCACAGCGCCGCAGCAAGCCTGCGGGGAACGGGCCGGGCCTTTCCCGCTCCAAGCGGAAGCCCGCTTCCGGGCGGGGGGGCCTGCCGCTGCCGGCATCGCAAGGCTCGCTGTCGGTCATTATCTCGGCCCGGAATGAGGAGCAGACTTTGCCGAAGCTGCTGGAGCAGGTGGAACGCCTGAAGCCGCAGGAGATTATTGTGGTGCTGAACGGCTGCAGCGACCGCAGCTTTCAGCGGACCCGGTTATGCACTCAGGCGAGCATAGTGTACATTCCGGAATCTGCCGGACATGATGTGGGGCGTTCGCTGGGCGCCAAGCTCAGCCGGGGGGATATCCTGTTGTTTCTGGATGGCGATATGGTGATCTCTGCCGGGCAGCTGTCTTCCTTTGTGGCTGCGGTGGACCGGGGGGTGGATGTGGCGCTCAACGATCTTGATCCGCTTCTGCCGCCCTTCGGGCTAAGTGATGCGGTTACCCGTTGCAAGCTCTACCTGAATCAGGTTCTGGGCCGCCCGGATCTCGGAGCAAGCTCCATGACAGCCGTTCCGCATGCCTTATCCCGCCGGGCACTGGAGAGAATCGGCTACCGCGAGCTGATGGTGCCGCCTCGGGCGCTGGCGCTCTCTATTCTGGGCCGTCTGCGGGTGGAAAAGGCCGGAGGGGTGAATGTGATTAAGCAGAACCGGCTGCGTCAGGGCAACACGGGAGCCGGCAATGCCATGGAGCAGCTGATTGCCGGTGATCACGCGGAAGCGCTGGTGTGCGTGATTGCCCACCAGCAGAGCAGCGGACAGCTGCCGGCCGAGAACCTGCTGGAGCACCGCAGGCAGATTGCCGCCTGGAGGAATGCGCTATGA
- a CDS encoding nucleoside-diphosphate sugar epimerase has translation MKVQSKITKVLQHMAHTHEQMARILDAERHVAVRMSQIVHDLPDADPDFGGFSGLVESSGQVNKNIIAYLNALADLEEAMAEGVGRVIKELNGQEEE, from the coding sequence ATGAAGGTGCAGAGTAAAATTACAAAAGTCCTGCAGCACATGGCCCATACGCACGAACAAATGGCACGGATTCTCGACGCCGAACGCCATGTAGCCGTCCGTATGTCGCAAATAGTTCACGATCTGCCGGATGCGGACCCTGATTTCGGCGGATTCAGTGGGCTGGTGGAAAGCTCAGGCCAAGTCAACAAAAACATCATTGCTTACCTCAATGCACTTGCCGATCTCGAAGAGGCGATGGCAGAGGGAGTGGGCAGGGTCATCAAGGAATTAAACGGTCAGGAAGAAGAGTAA
- a CDS encoding glycosyltransferase family 2 protein: MTMTSIIIPTYNRLGLLRSCVESIRAHTRSAFEIIVVDNASDDGTEAYCRASKLKFISLPENRGFPLACNIGLQLAAGEELLLLNNDVIVSQGWLDNLKSALYSAPDIGIVGPVTNYASGRQQVQTGYTDIAGFHAEALRTNIPDAAKWQETRRLVGLCFLFKRQLMDAIGLLDERFSPGHYEDDDYCYRARLQGYRLLIAGDCLVHHEGSASFKEVYSASLQELVERNRRIFMEKWHVDPSQFI, from the coding sequence ATGACAATGACGAGCATTATTATTCCTACGTATAACAGGCTCGGGCTGCTGCGCTCCTGCGTCGAATCGATCAGAGCGCATACCCGGTCTGCCTTTGAGATTATTGTAGTGGACAATGCCTCGGATGATGGTACCGAAGCCTACTGCCGCGCCAGCAAGCTGAAGTTCATCTCCCTCCCGGAGAATCGCGGTTTTCCGCTGGCCTGCAATATCGGGCTGCAGCTGGCTGCGGGGGAGGAGCTGCTGCTGCTGAACAATGACGTTATTGTGTCGCAAGGCTGGCTGGATAATCTGAAGAGCGCTTTGTACAGTGCCCCTGATATAGGAATTGTCGGACCGGTGACGAATTATGCCAGCGGACGGCAGCAGGTACAGACCGGCTATACCGATATTGCAGGCTTCCATGCTGAGGCGCTCCGGACTAATATTCCTGATGCAGCGAAGTGGCAGGAGACCCGCAGGCTTGTAGGTCTGTGCTTTTTATTCAAAAGACAGCTTATGGACGCGATCGGCCTGCTCGATGAACGGTTCTCGCCGGGCCATTATGAGGATGACGATTACTGCTACCGCGCCCGGCTGCAGGGGTACCGGCTGCTGATTGCCGGAGATTGCCTGGTTCATCATGAAGGCAGCGCCAGCTTCAAGGAGGTGTATTCCGCCTCATTGCAGGAGCTGGTGGAGCGCAACCGCAGGATTTTTATGGAGAAATGGCATGTGGACCCGTCGCAGTTCATCTGA
- a CDS encoding aspartyl-phosphate phosphatase Spo0E family protein, whose translation MGNEEYKDKIEQARQELNKLALEYGMQDVRVLRQSVKLDALLNEYSDCNTEKDDQLY comes from the coding sequence ATGGGGAATGAAGAATACAAGGATAAGATCGAACAGGCAAGACAGGAACTGAACAAACTGGCCTTGGAGTACGGGATGCAGGATGTCCGGGTTCTCCGCCAATCGGTGAAGCTGGATGCGCTCCTGAATGAATACAGTGATTGTAATACAGAGAAGGATGACCAGCTTTATTAG
- a CDS encoding sugar phosphate nucleotidyltransferase, translating to MKGVILAGGTGTRLYPLTRLMNKHLLPVGKYPMVCYGIERLRQGGITDILLVISKQSAGQYTDFLGSGAEFGVSLTYKIQEAAGGIAEALELAEGFILPGERFVVLLGDNLFMDSLEPYVKSYLQQPAGTAKVLLKPVEDARRYGVPVFDSADASLIAYIEEKPEQPKTKFCVTGIYMYDEAVFDIIRRISPSRRGELEITDVNNLYAVERKLSYDVLQGWWSDAGTFQSLREAGDKLRDTLP from the coding sequence GTGAAAGGAGTCATACTGGCAGGCGGAACAGGAACAAGGCTATACCCGCTCACCCGGCTGATGAATAAACATTTGCTTCCGGTCGGCAAATACCCTATGGTGTGCTACGGGATTGAGCGGCTGCGCCAGGGGGGGATCACCGATATTCTCCTGGTTATCAGCAAACAGTCCGCAGGACAGTACACTGACTTTTTGGGCAGCGGCGCGGAATTCGGCGTCTCTCTGACTTACAAAATCCAGGAGGCGGCAGGCGGCATCGCAGAAGCGCTGGAGCTGGCGGAAGGATTCATCCTGCCGGGAGAACGGTTTGTCGTGCTGCTGGGGGATAATTTGTTCATGGATAGTCTGGAGCCTTACGTGAAAAGTTATCTGCAGCAGCCGGCGGGGACCGCGAAGGTGCTCCTGAAGCCTGTCGAGGATGCGCGCAGATACGGGGTTCCGGTGTTTGACAGCGCCGATGCTTCCCTGATTGCATACATTGAAGAGAAGCCGGAGCAGCCCAAGACGAAATTCTGTGTTACAGGCATATATATGTATGATGAAGCTGTATTCGATATCATCCGCCGGATTTCGCCTTCCAGGAGGGGCGAGCTGGAGATTACCGATGTGAACAACCTGTATGCCGTAGAACGCAAGCTGAGCTATGATGTGCTGCAAGGCTGGTGGAGCGACGCAGGAACCTTCCAGTCTCTGCGCGAAGCCGGAGATAAGCTGAGAGATACGCTGCCCTGA
- a CDS encoding GNAT family N-acetyltransferase: protein MGNEIRRARSEEIQEIMNLIAKCVQVMQAGGSDQWDEGYPNREIISEDIVKGTLFVCLEHEAIAGILVLDENQAEQYAGIEWEQQQGPHLIMHRLAVHPEIQGRGIARRLIAFAEDFARSSGYRSIRLDTYAKNDRALKLYPSLGYWQRGEIRFPGRTAAFPVFEKVLTENMKN from the coding sequence ATGGGGAATGAGATACGAAGAGCACGGAGTGAAGAGATCCAGGAGATCATGAATCTGATTGCCAAATGTGTACAAGTTATGCAGGCAGGCGGAAGCGATCAATGGGATGAAGGGTACCCTAACCGGGAAATCATTAGTGAGGATATCGTTAAGGGAACCTTGTTTGTCTGCCTGGAGCATGAGGCGATCGCCGGAATTCTTGTGCTGGATGAGAACCAGGCGGAGCAATATGCAGGCATCGAATGGGAACAGCAGCAGGGGCCGCATCTGATCATGCACCGGCTTGCGGTACATCCCGAGATTCAGGGGAGAGGGATTGCCCGGCGGCTGATCGCCTTTGCCGAGGATTTCGCCCGCAGCAGCGGGTACAGAAGCATCCGGCTCGATACATATGCGAAGAATGACAGGGCGCTTAAGCTGTATCCTTCACTTGGGTATTGGCAGAGAGGCGAGATTCGCTTTCCCGGCCGTACCGCAGCTTTTCCGGTGTTTGAGAAGGTGCTGACAGAGAATATGAAGAACTAA
- the wsfD gene encoding glycan biosynthesis hexose transferase WsfD, giving the protein MKRLWKPEVLISLAGAVLILYLLFVRPFIGVADNGDFLRMMNTVGLNYFDAGEDYADRFFSYSHSKFAYDDLFKGFYPSSQILLVLVPRLLAGVFHGSYFDIRLLAVVYAVLLLAATWMIVKLGAKSSYATGLLLGAGMLFVFYDIGYLAYFNSLFGEPVSMVFMLLTFALGLRLTGQEQPSSKGLTLFFVAVLFLICSKIQNAPVGLAFALIFLRLRTLHGTGNWRKLALGLGVATALVSVIMYVTAPKELKHINLYQTVFFGILNESPDVRGDLRDLGLPEHLEVLAGTNYFQGDTAIKQDDPSLGPDFYDRVSHKDVLFFYMKHPGRLIENMKHAAANSMSIRPYYLGSYEKSEGKPAGAVAGMYSGWSELKNKHLPHSLGFLAIFYLVYYAGVLYQYFRTKEAAGRIAGELMMLLGLIGLFSFLVPILGDGRADIGKHLFLFNVCFDMMAVAMLGWTLHKLTRLLK; this is encoded by the coding sequence ATGAAAAGATTATGGAAACCCGAGGTTCTCATCTCGCTGGCCGGTGCTGTGCTGATCCTATATTTGCTGTTCGTGCGGCCCTTCATAGGCGTTGCCGATAACGGCGATTTTCTGCGGATGATGAATACAGTGGGACTGAATTATTTTGATGCCGGGGAGGATTATGCGGACCGCTTCTTCAGCTACAGTCATTCTAAATTTGCCTATGATGATCTGTTCAAGGGCTTCTACCCGTCCTCGCAAATTCTGCTGGTGCTGGTGCCAAGGCTGCTTGCGGGGGTATTTCACGGCAGTTACTTCGATATCCGTCTTCTGGCAGTTGTATATGCAGTGCTGCTGCTGGCTGCCACGTGGATGATCGTCAAACTGGGCGCGAAAAGCTCCTATGCCACGGGACTGCTGCTGGGTGCGGGAATGCTGTTTGTGTTCTACGATATCGGCTATCTGGCTTATTTCAACTCTCTGTTCGGCGAACCCGTGTCGATGGTCTTCATGCTGCTTACGTTCGCGCTGGGTCTGAGGCTTACCGGGCAGGAGCAGCCGTCCTCCAAAGGACTTACGCTGTTCTTCGTGGCTGTGCTGTTCCTGATCTGCTCCAAAATCCAGAATGCCCCCGTCGGCCTCGCCTTCGCGCTGATCTTCCTGCGCCTGCGGACGCTGCATGGAACAGGCAACTGGCGTAAGCTGGCACTTGGGCTTGGGGTGGCTACAGCACTGGTATCCGTGATTATGTACGTGACAGCGCCGAAGGAGCTTAAGCATATCAACCTGTATCAGACGGTGTTCTTCGGCATTCTGAATGAGTCACCGGATGTGCGCGGGGATCTGCGCGACCTGGGGCTGCCGGAGCACCTGGAAGTACTGGCGGGGACGAATTATTTCCAGGGGGATACGGCGATCAAGCAGGATGATCCATCGCTGGGTCCGGATTTCTATGACCGTGTATCACATAAGGATGTGCTTTTCTTTTATATGAAGCATCCCGGCCGGTTAATAGAGAATATGAAGCATGCGGCTGCTAACAGCATGTCGATCCGTCCCTACTATCTCGGAAGCTATGAGAAAAGCGAGGGCAAGCCTGCGGGCGCGGTAGCAGGAATGTACAGCGGGTGGAGCGAGCTTAAGAACAAGCATCTGCCGCATTCCCTCGGATTCCTGGCAATTTTCTATCTAGTGTATTACGCCGGAGTGCTCTATCAATACTTCCGTACGAAGGAGGCAGCGGGGCGGATCGCCGGAGAATTGATGATGCTGCTGGGACTGATCGGGCTGTTCTCGTTCCTGGTTCCGATCCTCGGTGACGGCCGTGCGGATATCGGCAAGCATCTGTTCCTGTTCAATGTCTGCTTCGATATGATGGCGGTAGCGATGCTGGGCTGGACGCTGCATAAGCTGACGAGGCTGCTGAAATAA
- a CDS encoding GNAT family N-acetyltransferase, which translates to MKLTGEHLDLSPLGASELALALQDYAGLEQRLDLNVTGTATLLDDEEMRYAMRVRHAKVLQDEDNYRWLTMWAIIHREQKQLIGFLILKGRPNEQGEVIVGYVLDERYRGQGYATEALRQITAWIFSHPGARWVIADTEKDNFASHRVLQHLGAELYRETEDLFWWRIARPANS; encoded by the coding sequence ATGAAACTAACAGGCGAACACCTGGACCTATCCCCCTTGGGCGCTTCAGAGCTGGCGTTAGCCTTACAGGATTACGCCGGGCTGGAGCAGAGGCTGGACCTGAACGTGACGGGCACCGCCACCCTGCTGGATGATGAAGAGATGCGCTATGCGATGCGGGTCAGGCATGCCAAGGTGCTGCAGGATGAAGATAACTACCGCTGGCTGACCATGTGGGCCATCATCCACCGGGAGCAGAAGCAGCTCATTGGCTTCCTGATCCTCAAAGGCCGCCCGAACGAACAAGGGGAAGTCATCGTCGGTTACGTCCTGGACGAGAGATACCGGGGCCAAGGCTATGCCACAGAAGCGCTGCGGCAGATCACCGCCTGGATCTTCAGCCATCCCGGTGCACGCTGGGTCATTGCAGATACAGAGAAGGATAACTTCGCCTCCCACCGCGTCCTGCAACATTTGGGTGCGGAGCTATACCGCGAGACCGAGGATTTGTTCTGGTGGAGAATCGCCCGGCCAGCCAATAGCTGA
- a CDS encoding LTA synthase family protein, producing MREGKPASAQAHFYIVAGLLWLKLMLLRGLFFDRIAWEWIAADLAPVLLLLGVLAVITPRRMRKGVFWSLNGLLSLLFFAASVYFNHFGSVPTYLALYELNQVFQVKESVESTIEWIDYLFFADLLIVMIYSLFRRWKKGSAQWQRDSQLARRPRSVYLVVLLVAILGGGSLSAYSIHSARGITNELVQAETAGFLNYEVVAAIKAREDNGLIGTGDIQETIAKVQTLEATYPYKAATGGLPEHFGSQKGKNVIIIQMEAFQNFPLHQSLEGQELTPVLNGLAAEGFYFPHVYQQVGPGNTSDAEFMSNTSIYPIASLAMSTGFGDRELPGLPRLLRDKGYEAYTFHVNKVGFWNRNELYPALGFNGYYDKGSFKNDHFNSFGASDEQLYATAVEKLAVLHQKGTPFYAQLVTASSHHPFKVPDSFRRIQVPDKLQGTMLGDYLTAVNYTDYAIGTLIDELKQQGMWDDTVLVLYGDHFGLQPKDVPAEQVEDALGIKYDDRISRFNIPLVIHVPGMKQGQVVERTGGQLDVLPTVANLLGVSLKDEGFTAFGHDLLNVDRNVVGMRYYLPTGSFFNDEVLFVPGKSFADGVAVSLDTHEPVKDFSAYQSDYDYILKLMGLSDEYAKLLPQR from the coding sequence ATGAGAGAGGGCAAACCTGCGTCTGCGCAGGCTCATTTCTATATCGTGGCGGGACTGCTGTGGCTGAAGCTGATGCTGCTGAGAGGGCTGTTCTTCGACCGGATTGCCTGGGAGTGGATCGCTGCGGATCTGGCGCCGGTACTCCTGCTGCTGGGTGTACTGGCTGTAATCACACCCCGGCGGATGCGAAAAGGGGTCTTCTGGAGTTTAAATGGCCTATTGTCGCTGCTGTTCTTCGCGGCCAGTGTGTACTTCAATCATTTCGGCTCGGTACCTACCTATCTGGCGCTCTATGAGCTGAACCAGGTCTTTCAGGTAAAAGAGAGTGTGGAATCTACGATTGAGTGGATCGACTATCTGTTTTTTGCCGATCTGCTGATAGTGATGATCTATTCGCTATTCCGCAGATGGAAGAAGGGCTCTGCGCAGTGGCAGAGGGATAGTCAGCTTGCTCGCAGACCACGAAGCGTATATCTGGTGGTGCTGCTGGTGGCAATCCTTGGAGGCGGCTCGCTGTCAGCGTATTCGATTCATTCGGCCCGGGGAATTACCAATGAGCTGGTTCAGGCGGAGACGGCCGGATTCCTGAATTATGAGGTGGTGGCGGCGATCAAGGCCCGGGAGGATAACGGCCTCATCGGGACCGGTGATATTCAGGAGACGATAGCTAAGGTGCAAACGCTGGAGGCTACCTATCCATACAAGGCTGCGACAGGCGGACTGCCGGAGCATTTCGGATCGCAAAAAGGGAAAAACGTCATCATCATCCAGATGGAGGCGTTTCAGAATTTCCCGCTGCATCAGTCACTGGAGGGTCAGGAGCTGACGCCGGTGCTGAATGGCCTGGCCGCAGAGGGCTTTTATTTCCCGCATGTGTATCAGCAGGTAGGTCCGGGCAATACCTCGGATGCGGAATTCATGAGCAACACCTCAATCTATCCGATCGCTTCGCTGGCCATGTCCACAGGCTTCGGGGACCGGGAGCTGCCGGGACTGCCGCGGCTTTTACGGGATAAGGGGTATGAGGCGTATACGTTCCATGTGAACAAGGTGGGCTTCTGGAACCGGAATGAGCTCTATCCGGCGCTTGGCTTCAATGGATACTATGACAAGGGCTCCTTCAAAAATGACCATTTCAATTCGTTCGGGGCTTCCGATGAGCAGCTCTATGCTACTGCCGTGGAGAAGCTGGCGGTGCTGCATCAGAAGGGCACGCCTTTCTATGCCCAACTGGTGACGGCCTCCAGCCATCATCCGTTCAAGGTGCCGGACAGCTTCCGCCGCATTCAGGTGCCGGACAAGCTCCAGGGCACGATGCTGGGCGATTATCTGACCGCAGTGAACTATACGGATTATGCGATAGGCACGCTGATTGACGAATTGAAGCAGCAGGGGATGTGGGATGATACCGTGCTGGTGTTGTACGGAGACCATTTCGGCCTCCAGCCGAAGGATGTCCCGGCGGAGCAGGTAGAGGACGCGCTGGGCATCAAGTATGACGACCGGATCAGCCGGTTCAACATTCCGCTCGTGATCCATGTGCCCGGCATGAAGCAGGGACAGGTTGTGGAGCGGACCGGCGGACAGCTGGATGTGCTGCCGACGGTAGCCAATCTGCTCGGGGTATCGCTGAAGGACGAAGGGTTCACAGCGTTCGGGCATGATCTGCTGAATGTGGACCGCAACGTGGTGGGCATGCGCTATTATTTGCCGACAGGCTCTTTTTTCAATGATGAAGTATTGTTCGTGCCCGGTAAAAGCTTCGCGGACGGTGTGGCAGTCTCGCTGGATACGCATGAGCCCGTTAAAGATTTCAGTGCCTATCAGAGCGATTACGACTACATCCTGAAGCTGATGGGCTTATCTGATGAATATGCGAAGCTGCTTCCGCAGCGTTAG
- a CDS encoding 5'-deoxyadenosine deaminase has product MANILIKHAEIITMNKQEDIIYGDIRIEGDLIVEIGTGLEVKGDELVIDARNRTVIPGFIQTHIHLCQTLFRGKGDDLELMDWLRKRIWPLEAAHDEESLYYSAMLGIGELITSGTTTIVDMETVHHTDYAFQAIAKSGIRALSGKVMMDRKNPDAPAALQEETAASLQESVDLLEKWNGYANGRIQYAFSPRFVISCTEPLLREVQSLSARYGVKVHTHASENLGEIELVQAMTGMRNVVYLDHLGLANERLILAHCVWLDEQEKRILRDRGVHVSHCPGSNLKLASGIADTPGMLHDHIHLSLGADGAPCNNNLDMFNEMRLAAVIQKPGHGPTTMDARSVFRMATIGGAKAVGMEDQIGSIEVGKKADLAILNLYNFHTFPSYDVDPISRIVYSATRADVETTMVDGEILMHTGRLKTIDKEVVLHEANRSIKRLLGSARLS; this is encoded by the coding sequence ATGGCGAATATCCTGATCAAGCATGCGGAGATTATTACGATGAACAAGCAGGAAGACATTATATACGGCGATATCCGCATCGAAGGTGATCTGATTGTGGAGATTGGCACCGGCCTTGAAGTGAAGGGGGATGAGCTTGTCATCGACGCCAGGAACCGGACGGTTATCCCCGGCTTCATCCAGACGCATATTCATCTCTGCCAGACGCTGTTCCGCGGCAAAGGAGATGATCTGGAGCTGATGGACTGGCTGCGCAAGCGGATCTGGCCGCTGGAGGCGGCGCATGATGAGGAGTCGCTGTACTATTCGGCCATGCTTGGTATTGGGGAATTAATCACCAGCGGCACAACGACCATCGTGGATATGGAGACGGTACATCATACGGATTATGCCTTCCAGGCGATTGCGAAGAGCGGTATCCGCGCCCTGTCAGGGAAGGTCATGATGGACCGGAAGAACCCCGATGCACCGGCGGCCCTGCAGGAGGAGACGGCAGCTTCGCTGCAGGAGAGTGTGGATCTGCTGGAGAAATGGAACGGGTATGCGAACGGCCGGATTCAGTATGCTTTTTCCCCTCGTTTTGTTATTTCTTGTACGGAGCCGCTGCTGCGGGAGGTGCAGAGCCTCTCGGCCCGTTACGGGGTGAAGGTGCATACCCATGCTTCCGAGAACCTGGGTGAGATCGAGCTTGTGCAGGCGATGACCGGTATGCGCAATGTCGTCTATCTGGATCACCTGGGGCTGGCTAACGAACGTCTGATTCTCGCGCACTGTGTCTGGCTGGATGAGCAGGAGAAGCGGATTCTGCGGGACCGCGGGGTTCATGTCAGCCACTGCCCGGGCTCGAATCTCAAGCTGGCCTCTGGCATTGCTGACACGCCGGGCATGCTTCATGACCATATCCACCTCAGCCTGGGTGCAGACGGCGCGCCCTGCAACAATAACCTGGATATGTTCAACGAGATGCGTCTGGCGGCAGTCATCCAGAAGCCTGGGCATGGCCCGACTACGATGGATGCCCGGAGCGTCTTTCGGATGGCGACCATCGGAGGCGCGAAGGCGGTGGGGATGGAGGATCAGATCGGCAGCATCGAGGTCGGCAAGAAAGCGGATCTGGCTATCCTTAACCTCTATAATTTCCATACCTTCCCCTCCTATGATGTGGACCCGATCTCGCGGATCGTATACTCCGCCACCCGTGCTGATGTGGAGACGACGATGGTTGACGGTGAGATTCTCATGCACACAGGACGGCTGAAGACCATCGATAAGGAAGTCGTACTTCATGAAGCAAACCGTTCCATCAAAAGATTGCTGGGCAGCGCGCGGCTATCCTGA
- a CDS encoding CgeB family protein, with protein sequence MKAVKTKKRGGLPRDYRDGYLQGYHLGLCEAVKRLNTPEAGERQPLKLMYVPQGFQAIDTGVAEALRLLVSELIICSPETMLEVAAREMPEAVLVMNGLHVFPENHLEQITAIRQLGIPAAIWFVDDPYFTEDTSVICRHYDYVFTHELGCVEFYRSLGTASVHYLPLCVNPQMFYPRHIGPQYHYDVVFIGNAFRNRTELFDELVPFLRGKKVLIAGGFWERLAHFQELSPYIREGFIPPEETANYYSGAKLVINIHRPWEGGMDNRNTFQLPSLSINPRTYEISACGTMQLTDIRQDLDIHYKPGRDLETFASADELKRKIDYYLKHEKERRGYALRALQTTLRRHTFASRLPHLLGVLTSRG encoded by the coding sequence GTGAAGGCCGTGAAAACAAAAAAGAGAGGCGGGCTTCCACGGGATTACCGGGATGGTTATCTGCAAGGGTACCATCTCGGCCTGTGCGAAGCCGTGAAGCGCCTGAATACCCCTGAAGCGGGGGAACGCCAGCCGTTAAAACTGATGTATGTTCCCCAGGGGTTTCAGGCTATCGATACGGGAGTCGCAGAAGCGCTGCGGCTGCTGGTAAGCGAGCTGATCATCTGTTCTCCGGAAACTATGCTGGAGGTGGCTGCGCGCGAAATGCCGGAGGCGGTGCTGGTGATGAACGGTCTGCATGTATTTCCGGAGAATCATCTGGAACAAATTACGGCAATACGGCAGCTGGGTATTCCGGCGGCGATCTGGTTTGTGGATGATCCTTATTTCACCGAGGACACATCCGTCATCTGCCGGCATTACGATTATGTATTCACGCATGAGCTGGGCTGTGTGGAATTCTACCGTTCGCTGGGGACGGCATCTGTGCACTACCTTCCGCTGTGCGTCAACCCCCAGATGTTCTATCCGCGCCACATCGGACCGCAATATCACTATGATGTCGTGTTCATCGGCAATGCCTTCCGCAACCGTACGGAGCTGTTCGATGAACTGGTCCCCTTTCTGCGGGGGAAGAAGGTGCTGATCGCCGGCGGATTTTGGGAGCGGCTGGCCCACTTCCAGGAGCTGTCTCCGTACATCAGAGAGGGCTTCATCCCGCCGGAGGAGACCGCCAATTATTACAGCGGCGCCAAGCTGGTCATCAATATCCACCGGCCCTGGGAAGGAGGGATGGATAACCGGAATACGTTCCAGCTTCCGTCCCTCTCCATTAATCCCCGGACCTATGAGATCAGCGCCTGCGGGACGATGCAGCTGACCGATATCCGGCAGGATCTGGATATCCACTACAAGCCGGGCAGGGATCTGGAGACCTTCGCTTCTGCCGATGAGCTGAAGCGCAAAATTGATTACTACCTGAAGCACGAGAAGGAGCGCCGCGGGTATGCGCTGCGGGCACTGCAGACCACGCTGCGCCGGCATACCTTTGCTTCACGTTTGCCTCATTTACTGGGTGTTCTTACTTCAAGAGGGTGA